In Pseudorasbora parva isolate DD20220531a chromosome 1, ASM2467924v1, whole genome shotgun sequence, the DNA window ACTAGTGAGTCAGAAAAGCTTCTCCCTATTTTGTCACAAGAACATCAAACTAAAtcttaatgcattaattacatCTGCATGACCATCCatagtgattgtgtgtgtgatatttcccctcAGAGCCTAACCCGCCTGAAGCTCTTTGCGTGAGCGGTCAGACTAATGCATCCATTTCTTTGCTGTGGTCGAAACCCTTATCGATGGATGGGTTGACTGTGTCCTATGAAGTGTCGTATAGATCCAATCAGTCAGGGGTCAACCTGACTTTGAATCAAACCGCCTCTTTAAACACAACGCTCACAAATTTAGTATCTGGCATTCAGTATGACATCACTGTGGTCACCATAGGAGTAAGAGATCTCAGGAGctcatatgtaaatctcattGCATATACAGGTACTGTACAGCACACTGCATTTAACCAAGCTGTTGATAGTGTAAACTTAAAAATGATCCCCACAATTAAGTTTTCAGTATGTTTTACTGAGTGTTGTATAAGAATGTTTGTGTTTCCACAGTTCCTAATACAGTGCAAAATCTGGGGGTTTCTGCTGTCAGCACCAATTCAGTCAATCTGACGTGGCTTCCCCCTAATGGGAACTTAAGCCTGTTCTCCTTTAGTATTGGCATCACTTCACCTGTTCAGACTTTCAATACCACATCATACAATTATCTGATTACTCAATTGCAGCCTGGGACTCAGTATAGTTGCAGCATCAGAACACTCATAATAGCTGCCAACATATCTGGATCCGCACAGTTCATACAGTGTAATACCAGTAAGTCTAAATTCTACACATCGCTCACTAAACTGTAGATGTGTTAAATACTCTTGTGTAATAATGCTGTCTGTCCTAATGAGGTTTTCAGCCAAGTAATGGGAATTTTGCATTATGCATTAATGTTACCTACCTAatagacttaaagggttagttcaaccaaaaagaaggagcgccgctatcacaTGAGTTCACGTCcaagacctacacggaagacttggcggataaagttattttttagatttttttgttcacaaaaactattctcgtcgcttcgtaaaattattgtacagccactgtggTGAGTGACTTGGTAACAaagtttttagtgccttttatgggtcttgtgagtggaaatgtactgatggaggcctatctgaagcctttctcagccatcagctttcaacaaaaatatcttaatttgtgttctgaagatgaacgaaggtgttacgggtgtccaacaacatgagggggagtaattaatataataattttcatttttgggtgaactaaccctttaagtcaagGTAGACCCATAGTTTATAATTTGACAGGATTAAAATGAGGCTGTGAGGGATAGAAGTACTGTGTGTTCAAAGGATTGCACTGTTGTGTAACAACATGTCAGTTCAGCTGACCAAAAAATACCATTTCAAAAGACCTTCAGTAGACAAAAGCTCCTGAAACCTGAGTTATGACAATTCCATGTAATTCAGGACTTTTATTTAGTGCACGACATTGTAAAGGCTGTAAGTCTATCCCTTAGAGCCTTGTTTTCATTCCTGTTAAATTCAATATGGCTTTTAAGGTCTTTAGCCTTTGCGTACACAAATGCAAACACATTAATACGTCTCGTGCAGAATATAATGGTGTGCATTCTCTTTTAGAGCCACTGCCAGTGACTAATTTAACTGCCTCTCCTGTCGGCACCACTGTGATGAGCCTGTCCTGGTCTCAGCAGAGTAACAACAAATCTTTATATCTGTATAACGTGAGTGTAAATGGGGAACGATGGATACAGATTAACAGTGAGACCACAAATGTCTCTGACCTGACGCCTGGGAAAAACTACACCTTTACTGTGCAATCTGTAGTAAACGGCATGATCTCCGAACCTGTATCCATATCTGCATTTACAGGTATTACAATTTACACATTACTCAAACACGTCTCTTTTAAACAACACACTACAAAGCAGTTTTGCACCTAGAAATGTATTTATACCACACATTTTTACAGGACACTGTCTATACCACTGTGGTGTTGATAAGTATGCTGTTTTCATTTCTTATTCTGTGTTATTAGTGCTTGGTAAAGCGTCCAATATTTCTGCGGTAAGCACTACTCAAAGTATGAGAGTGGATTGGAGCCCGCCGGCTGGTGTTGTGAGTCTCTACAATGTCAGAATCCTGCTGAACGGAACTGTTTTAAAGACTGAGAACAAAACGAATGAGACTACTGTGACGTTCTCAGACTTGCTGCCTGGAACTCAGTACTTGGTCATTGTGACAAGCATCAGTGGACCCATAAATCAGGACAGCGATAGTTTGTTAAATGCCACCTGTAAGACTCCTCACATAAAACACATACTGCACACTATTGTATTTCCATTTGCATGCACTTTGTGTGAAAAGGAAGTAAGATTTTGCTTTCAGAACGAGCTTACTAGTCTGTTCTAACCAGGCATATTAAAAATACTTTAGTAGGTTTTTTTCAAGAAAGGACCACTGTGCAGTTTTTAGATAAATTGCACAAGTTGCAAAGTTTTGGGGATATGGTAGTCATCATTAGATGTTTTTGCTACAATGAATGTAACCATTTATAAAACCATTAACTGGTTTCATAACTCGTAACAGATGTGGATAGCAAACTGTGATACAATAACCTGTAGGTGGTGCTCTAGGCCTGTGTGTATATCCCATCTGTAACTATATTGTTGTCATTCCAGTGCCTACTCCTCCAGGTGAGCTCAGGACTGAGCGGAGCACAAACTCTCTGAACATCAGCTGGGATAAACCGCTCCTCATGAGCTCAGTGTCACATTACTTCCTCTTGCAGTACAGCAACAGCACACTCATTACAAACTCAATGAACTGCAGCCAAAACTACACCTCTTTGACAGGACTCCGTGCAGGTGTCAAGTACAACATCACTGTAAAGACTGTTGGTGCACTGGGATATTTGAGCGCTCCTCAGAATCTCACTGCATATACAAGTAAGCAATGTACTTGTATGTTTCCCTCTTTTTATGTTTCTTTGAAAGAAGACCTCAGTTGAAATATTTGAAGCATTGCcctgaataaattacatttacagaGTTAAGTTTTTGTCTGGTCTGTGCACCTGGACTTAGTGGGAAAAGATGGTGCATTCTTATAttcattaacatttatttaaaaaaaaatgtattcgagATGGTTTAACTTCTTAAATGTTAAGTACACCCACAAATTACAATTCAATCATTATTTAATCATCTTTGAAACTCAAATGATGATAAGGTAATTTAATATTCTCTCAGTATTTTTGTTCACATATATATTATGAACAGATTTAACTTCGAAATGTCCTTGCTTGGCGCCAAGAAcaaatgaggtttgttcttgcATATCAAGCTAGTATTGTTGACTTTCCGTTTTTCGTATATGATGTACTCAGAGTATGTgcattgatcaatgtttatatttaaataaaagcaaTAGAAGATGGTTTACtttaaagtgtttttatgaactttttgaagctttCAAATTTAGGTTCTGTTAAATTATAATGGTCCGATAAAAATTATGAGACTATAATTCAAATATCTCCATTTGTGTCCCGAAAAAGAATTGAAGTCGTTTGTGGGTTTGCAATGACATAAGGGTGACTAAATGAAaagaatttaaattttggggtgaaccatCCTTTTCAGGAACATAAAAATGTGTTCATTGTATATTTCATTGGTTAATGGAGTCTGTTACAGAAGAGGACCTTTGGCCCTATATAGCCCATTTTGAGCCGATCATTGCTGAAggataagtgtgtgtgtttttttttgttttttttgtcaatgaTTTTCAGATCCTACTGCTGTAAGAGATGTGAGAGTAAATGGATACACTGAGACCAGTATAACTCTGAGTTGGCAGCAGTACGATGATCTGCAATCAGCTTATTCCTACCTGCTCACCTTCACACACCCCAATGGCACATCTGACCAAAAGACTGTGAGTAGCACCACAGCGCAGCTACTGTCACTGCAGTCAGCTAGTCAATACAACATCAGCATTATCACACAGACGAAAGGCGGCACCAAGTCTGATCCCCGGTTTATAACGGCCTGCAGTAGTAAGTAACTACATTGCACAACAACACAGTACTATGTATATTCTTATCACATTTCATGCTGTCACATCTGCACTACAGTCAGTTGTATGTTTGATTTCTAGAGCCGTTTCCGGTTTCCAATGTGAGATCCGTGGTCCTGAATATTTCTGCCGTGAGGCTGAGCTGGTCCCGTCCTCAGGAGTACCGTGATGGGATTTCCTACCAAGTAGTGTTGTCAAACTGCACAGAAAACAGTAGGAACTTGTCTACTTCCTCTGAAAACATTACAGTACAAGACTTGCAGCCTGGCACATTGTATCAGTTCAGTCTATATAGTCTGGCCTGTGGCATTCTGGGAGAACCTCTGAACATCTCTGTCATCACAAGTATGTGCTCCCACTCCAACAAGGAGAATTGAACACAAATACTCCCTTTGACAATCTGGGTAATTATTGCTCTTGAAGAGACACTTTACTTCATCATTCTCTCTCCTCAGAGCCCTCTACAGTGATTCCCAATCTAGATAATCAAGGCTCTAATCACTCAGTCTTAGTGACATGGGATCATCCTGTTGGTGGGCTGGACCAGTACATTCTGAACATCAGCAGTGATGGATGGAGCGACTCTACAGTTCTCAATAGCACTGAACAAAATCACACCTTCACTCAACTAAAAGCAGGAACTGTCTTCGTAGTCACACTCACAACGGTCAACGCAGCCTTCCGGGAAACATCACCCTCAGTAAAAATGGCAACTTGTGAGTATTCAACCCCAAACTTTAGATTTTGACAAATAAGCATGCACCATACTGGAGTGTAGTCTTATGTAGTATAGCTTATGATTGTGTATGTTTCAGATCCAAACAGACCAGGAGAGATTAAGAATTTGGTAAAGAGCAATCATTCAGTGTTGTTTCAATGGGCCGAAGCTCAGGATATGACAGCTGGCAGCTATAACTACAGCCTGACATACTGTTCCAGCACCACCACAGGCCTATATTTCACTCCTAATACCACCTTCCTTTTGGACGGCTTGCGATCTGGAACATCCTATAATGTTTCTGTGGCTACTGTAGGACCAATGGGTTTCCAGAGTGAATCTGCCAAATACATTGTAACCACCAGTAAGTTCAGCACTTAGTGGTATGGAAATTATAAATCTTTAATTTACATTAGGACACATtaaatgatcaaaagtgacattaaagGAACTTCAAGATTAAAGATTTCTATTTGaagtaaatgctgttcttttgaaaatctgttgaaactgttttcaacatttgtaaaataataaatagtaaataaattCTGACATAATTAAAATTTCAAGTGAACTGTGTCAGAGAGTTTCCATTTACATTAAACTTCCATTGATATGTGCATTGAGATCTTCTCTAAAGTCCTCATCCTACCATCTGCATTTGTTTTCAGAGCCTAATCCTGTCCAAAACCTACAAGTTCATTCCACAACAAAAAATGCCATCTCTGTAGTTTGGGCAGGAGTGGAAGATGTCCCGAATTAtgtagtgagtgtgagtgtgtatagTAAGAAGGTTGAGAGCAGCACAACCAGTTCAAACAGCATGACTATACACAATCTGACCCCTTCAACACAATATAACATCAGTGTGCAAAGCAGCACTTCTGACAACACAGAGGGAGAAGCTGTGTCGCTGCAAGCATGCACAGGTCAGTGCAAACCCACTATACTAAATGGTTATATTCTGTATATATACAGTTCTAAAGAACATAGACTGTATGATATTTGCATTATTCAGTAATCTTGTGCTGTATGTGTAGTTATCTAGCTTGCTCAAACATTATTTAGTTTGGTTAAGTTCATTAGACATTGTTCTGAATGTCCTAATTCAAAAAAGGATTATCTTTGGTGTGTTTTTCTGTGTTCAGATGCAGCACCAGTGGACAGTGTGATCTGTACGGGTCCTAATTTAACCGTACCAATGCTCAGCCTCTCATGGAGCCCTCCTCTTGGTGGATACCTGGGCTTTGAAATCAAGCTGGTTGACTTATCTAAAGAGTTAGAGTGGACTCAAACCACCAATCTAAAATACAACTTCACCGGACTCAAGTACAACAATCAGTATAATGCAATGCTCTGGACCCTCGGCTGTGGGAACAAAAGCACAGTGAAGGAGATCACCTGTATGACCGGCTTCACAAGTATGGATAGCTATATCTGTTaagcattttgtttttatatgtgtgtatatcaCATATTTCTTGTTTTTCTGTTTGTAGGACCTTTTGTACCTAAAATGACAGCAGTGGCTGTATCTGAGCTACAGTACAACAAGTTTACTTTAGTTCTTGGTAAAGACATCTTTAATGACACGAATGGTCTTGTGATCTATTATGGCGTGCTTGTCTCCGATGGCACTGATGGTATGTCTAATAAACCTTCCTTTGTATCTCTGCCATTTTACTCAGCAAAATATcactatattattttaaatattcattattattattattacaatttaaaataattgttttttattttaatacattttaaaatgtaatttataccagatatcaaagctgcattttccgcatcattactctagtcttcagtgtcacaggatccttcagaaatcattgttatatgctaatttgctgctcaagaaacatttcctcttattattattattaatgttgaaaatatttgctgtttaatatttttgtgtaaatccattttttttacaggattatttgattaataactgcttaattaactgaaaactcaaaagaacagcatttatttgaaatggatcTTTGGTAtcattactgtcacttttaattaATGTAATGCATTGTTCCTGAATACAagtatacatttaatttatgcattatacaaaagtattttttttcccaatacatatattaaaaaaagtctaatataatcccccccccccccccccccccgataTAATTTTATCAGAATTAATTTTATCTAAATTGTCCACTTTAATACCAGTACTCTATTACCATTCTTTTCGGATGTATATAtgcttttaaatataatttaatgtaatGTATAGTGCATATTCTAAAAAAAGAATAGTTGGATTGTGCTCATTGTGTCTTTGATGCACTAAATATGAGTTTTGCCTCCTACAGACTGCAGGAAGACTAACAAGTTGGATCAATGCCTGTTGAACACCTATGAGGACTGGAAAGCAAAGCGGTGCAACACATTCCTGGCTGTTGTCAAATCAACAGGGTCTAGAAGTGTGCAGGACCAAACAATCACCATTGGAGATGAAACTATATGGAATAGTTACAAAAATGGAGAACTAAATGCCAAAGGCAGTTACAAGTAAATCAATACACTTCCCATAGTGATGCATATATTAAAGCCCAGCCCAATTATATCAATGTTTGG includes these proteins:
- the ptprja gene encoding receptor-type tyrosine-protein phosphatase eta isoform X1, producing MGQHYLLQASVFRATVLFAVLVSIHHVCSDCSLCQYKITRTAFDITMFVGDGSLCSVQNASVTNTPTSIIVTGLQPGSTYFLKINCSDLCCGNFSTNITPTQLNSTSVYLNWTGQISLTNQSFTLRPEPVSNLSVCSITVSSVNLSWILPNGISLYYRVAWGVNLLTTNQTSMQISHLLPGTKYSFKVTSVATDNNTEGRFVEISQNTSPAQVENISVLNSTNSSLTVVWAAPLGQVDSYEVCVSGAETKIITTTTNYSVIGNLMAGRIHNITVTSVSGVLKNISNIVQIATKPNPPEALCVSGQTNASISLLWSKPLSMDGLTVSYEVSYRSNQSGVNLTLNQTASLNTTLTNLVSGIQYDITVVTIGVRDLRSSYVNLIAYTVPNTVQNLGVSAVSTNSVNLTWLPPNGNLSLFSFSIGITSPVQTFNTTSYNYLITQLQPGTQYSCSIRTLIIAANISGSAQFIQCNTKPLPVTNLTASPVGTTVMSLSWSQQSNNKSLYLYNVSVNGERWIQINSETTNVSDLTPGKNYTFTVQSVVNGMISEPVSISAFTVLGKASNISAVSTTQSMRVDWSPPAGVVSLYNVRILLNGTVLKTENKTNETTVTFSDLLPGTQYLVIVTSISGPINQDSDSLLNATLPTPPGELRTERSTNSLNISWDKPLLMSSVSHYFLLQYSNSTLITNSMNCSQNYTSLTGLRAGVKYNITVKTVGALGYLSAPQNLTAYTNPTAVRDVRVNGYTETSITLSWQQYDDLQSAYSYLLTFTHPNGTSDQKTVSSTTAQLLSLQSASQYNISIITQTKGGTKSDPRFITACSKPFPVSNVRSVVLNISAVRLSWSRPQEYRDGISYQVVLSNCTENSRNLSTSSENITVQDLQPGTLYQFSLYSLACGILGEPLNISVITKPSTVIPNLDNQGSNHSVLVTWDHPVGGLDQYILNISSDGWSDSTVLNSTEQNHTFTQLKAGTVFVVTLTTVNAAFRETSPSVKMATYPNRPGEIKNLVKSNHSVLFQWAEAQDMTAGSYNYSLTYCSSTTTGLYFTPNTTFLLDGLRSGTSYNVSVATVGPMGFQSESAKYIVTTKPNPVQNLQVHSTTKNAISVVWAGVEDVPNYVVSVSVYSKKVESSTTSSNSMTIHNLTPSTQYNISVQSSTSDNTEGEAVSLQACTDAAPVDSVICTGPNLTVPMLSLSWSPPLGGYLGFEIKLVDLSKELEWTQTTNLKYNFTGLKYNNQYNAMLWTLGCGNKSTVKEITCMTGFTRPFVPKMTAVAVSELQYNKFTLVLGKDIFNDTNGLVIYYGVLVSDGTDDCRKTNKLDQCLLNTYEDWKAKRCNTFLAVVKSTGSRSVQDQTITIGDETIWNSYKNGELNAKGSYNFAVITFTHLEMNNHLVDVKNSYYSISEFYQSPIILPENPVVIGGAAAGVGFAAVLVVIVIVVVLCRRKQRKDDSTSVPIHSLRSDPIRVEDYEAYYRRQRADSFCGFAEEFEDLRPVGINQLKTVALAPENKAKNRYNNVLPYDASRVKLSVLGSPFDDYINASYMPGYVSKKEFIAAQGPLPCTVNDFWRLIWEKNVHTIVMLTKCNEQGRIKCEEYWPADIKHFNNLTVTTTSEISLEDWTLRDFEVKNVKTAEARSVRHFHFTAWPDHGVPETTELLINFRHLVREHMDQYSRHSPTLVHCSAGVGRTGTFIAIDRLIFQIERDGVVDIYGIIHDLRMHRPLMVQTEDQYVFLNQCAMDIIKSRTGNNVDLIYQNTAALSIYENFEPLKKPKNGYHKA
- the ptprja gene encoding receptor-type tyrosine-protein phosphatase eta isoform X4, with protein sequence MGQHYLLQASVFRATVLFAVLVSIHHVCSDCSLCQYKITRTAFDITMFVGDGSLCSVQNASVTNTPTSIIVTGLQPGSTYFLKINCSDLCCGNFSTNITPTQLNSTSVYLNWTGQISLTNQSFTLRPEPVSNLSVCSITVSSVNLSWILPNGISLYYRVAWGVNLLTTNQTSMQISHLLPGTKYSFKVTSVATDNNTEGRFVEISQNTSPAQVENISVLNSTNSSLTVVWAAPLGQVDSYEVCVSGAETKIITTTTNYSVIGNLMAGRIHNITVTSVSGVLKNISNIVQIATKPNPPEALCVSGQTNASISLLWSKPLSMDGLTVSYEVSYRSNQSGVNLTLNQTASLNTTLTNLVSGIQYDITVVTIGVRDLRSSYVNLIAYTVPNTVQNLGVSAVSTNSVNLTWLPPNGNLSLFSFSIGITSPVQTFNTTSYNYLITQLQPGTQYSCSIRTLIIAANISGSAQFIQCNTKPLPVTNLTASPVGTTVMSLSWSQQSNNKSLYLYNVSVNGERWIQINSETTNVSDLTPGKNYTFTVQSVVNGMISEPVSISAFTVLGKASNISAVSTTQSMRVDWSPPAGVVSLYNVRILLNGTVLKTENKTNETTVTFSDLLPGTQYLVIVTSISGPINQDSDSLLNATLPTPPGELRTERSTNSLNISWDKPLLMSSVSHYFLLQYSNSTLITNSMNCSQNYTSLTGLRAGVKYNITVKTVGALGYLSAPQNLTAYTNPTAVRDVRVNGYTETSITLSWQQYDDLQSAYSYLLTFTHPNGTSDQKTVSSTTAQLLSLQSASQYNISIITQTKGGTKSDPRFITACSKPFPVSNVRSVVLNISAVRLSWSRPQEYRDGISYQVVLSNCTENSRNLSTSSENITVQDLQPGTLYQFSLYSLACGILGEPLNISVITKPSTVIPNLDNQGSNHSVLVTWDHPVGGLDQYILNISSDGWSDSTVLNSTEQNHTFTQLKAGTVFVVTLTTVNAAFRETSPSVKMATYPNRPGEIKNLVKSNHSVLFQWAEAQDMTAGSYNYSLTYCSSTTTGLYFTPNTTFLLDGLRSGTSYNVSVATVGPMGFQSESAKYIVTTKPNPVQNLQVHSTTKNAISVVWAGVEDVPNYVVSVSVYSKKVESSTTSSNSMTIHNLTPSTQYNISVQSSTSDNTEGEAVSLQACTDAAPVDSVICTGPNLTVPMLSLSWSPPLGGYLGFEIKLVDLSKELEWTQTTNLKYNFTGLKYNNQYNAMLWTLGCGNKSTVKEITCMTGFTRPFVPKMTAVAVSELQYNKFTLVLGKDIFNDTNGLVIYYGVLVSDGTDDCRKTNKLDQCLLNTYEDWKAKRCNTFLAVVKSTGSRSVQDQTITIGDETIWNSYKNGELNAKGSYNFAVITFTHLEMNNHLVDVKNSYYSISEFYQSPIILPENPVVIGGAAAGVGFAAVLVVIVIVVVLCRRKQRKDDSTSVPIHSLRNKV
- the ptprja gene encoding receptor-type tyrosine-protein phosphatase eta isoform X2, which produces MGQHYLLQASVFRATVLFAVLVSIHHVCSDCSLCQYKITRTAFDITMFVGDGSLCSVQNASVTNTPTSIIVTGLQPGSTYFLKINCSDLCCGNFSTNITPTQLNSTSVYLNWTGQISLTNQSFTLRPAQVENISVLNSTNSSLTVVWAAPLGQVDSYEVCVSGAETKIITTTTNYSVIGNLMAGRIHNITVTSVSGVLKNISNIVQIATKPNPPEALCVSGQTNASISLLWSKPLSMDGLTVSYEVSYRSNQSGVNLTLNQTASLNTTLTNLVSGIQYDITVVTIGVRDLRSSYVNLIAYTVPNTVQNLGVSAVSTNSVNLTWLPPNGNLSLFSFSIGITSPVQTFNTTSYNYLITQLQPGTQYSCSIRTLIIAANISGSAQFIQCNTKPLPVTNLTASPVGTTVMSLSWSQQSNNKSLYLYNVSVNGERWIQINSETTNVSDLTPGKNYTFTVQSVVNGMISEPVSISAFTVLGKASNISAVSTTQSMRVDWSPPAGVVSLYNVRILLNGTVLKTENKTNETTVTFSDLLPGTQYLVIVTSISGPINQDSDSLLNATLPTPPGELRTERSTNSLNISWDKPLLMSSVSHYFLLQYSNSTLITNSMNCSQNYTSLTGLRAGVKYNITVKTVGALGYLSAPQNLTAYTNPTAVRDVRVNGYTETSITLSWQQYDDLQSAYSYLLTFTHPNGTSDQKTVSSTTAQLLSLQSASQYNISIITQTKGGTKSDPRFITACSKPFPVSNVRSVVLNISAVRLSWSRPQEYRDGISYQVVLSNCTENSRNLSTSSENITVQDLQPGTLYQFSLYSLACGILGEPLNISVITKPSTVIPNLDNQGSNHSVLVTWDHPVGGLDQYILNISSDGWSDSTVLNSTEQNHTFTQLKAGTVFVVTLTTVNAAFRETSPSVKMATYPNRPGEIKNLVKSNHSVLFQWAEAQDMTAGSYNYSLTYCSSTTTGLYFTPNTTFLLDGLRSGTSYNVSVATVGPMGFQSESAKYIVTTKPNPVQNLQVHSTTKNAISVVWAGVEDVPNYVVSVSVYSKKVESSTTSSNSMTIHNLTPSTQYNISVQSSTSDNTEGEAVSLQACTDAAPVDSVICTGPNLTVPMLSLSWSPPLGGYLGFEIKLVDLSKELEWTQTTNLKYNFTGLKYNNQYNAMLWTLGCGNKSTVKEITCMTGFTRPFVPKMTAVAVSELQYNKFTLVLGKDIFNDTNGLVIYYGVLVSDGTDDCRKTNKLDQCLLNTYEDWKAKRCNTFLAVVKSTGSRSVQDQTITIGDETIWNSYKNGELNAKGSYNFAVITFTHLEMNNHLVDVKNSYYSISEFYQSPIILPENPVVIGGAAAGVGFAAVLVVIVIVVVLCRRKQRKDDSTSVPIHSLRSDPIRVEDYEAYYRRQRADSFCGFAEEFEDLRPVGINQLKTVALAPENKAKNRYNNVLPYDASRVKLSVLGSPFDDYINASYMPGYVSKKEFIAAQGPLPCTVNDFWRLIWEKNVHTIVMLTKCNEQGRIKCEEYWPADIKHFNNLTVTTTSEISLEDWTLRDFEVKNVKTAEARSVRHFHFTAWPDHGVPETTELLINFRHLVREHMDQYSRHSPTLVHCSAGVGRTGTFIAIDRLIFQIERDGVVDIYGIIHDLRMHRPLMVQTEDQYVFLNQCAMDIIKSRTGNNVDLIYQNTAALSIYENFEPLKKPKNGYHKA
- the ptprja gene encoding receptor-type tyrosine-protein phosphatase eta isoform X3, whose amino-acid sequence is MGQHYLLQASVFRATVLFAVLVSIHHVCSDCSLCQYKITRTAFDITMFVGDGSLCSVQNASVTNTPTSIIVTGLQPGSTYFLKINCSDLCCGNFSTSPAQVENISVLNSTNSSLTVVWAAPLGQVDSYEVCVSGAETKIITTTTNYSVIGNLMAGRIHNITVTSVSGVLKNISNIVQIATKPNPPEALCVSGQTNASISLLWSKPLSMDGLTVSYEVSYRSNQSGVNLTLNQTASLNTTLTNLVSGIQYDITVVTIGVRDLRSSYVNLIAYTVPNTVQNLGVSAVSTNSVNLTWLPPNGNLSLFSFSIGITSPVQTFNTTSYNYLITQLQPGTQYSCSIRTLIIAANISGSAQFIQCNTKPLPVTNLTASPVGTTVMSLSWSQQSNNKSLYLYNVSVNGERWIQINSETTNVSDLTPGKNYTFTVQSVVNGMISEPVSISAFTVLGKASNISAVSTTQSMRVDWSPPAGVVSLYNVRILLNGTVLKTENKTNETTVTFSDLLPGTQYLVIVTSISGPINQDSDSLLNATLPTPPGELRTERSTNSLNISWDKPLLMSSVSHYFLLQYSNSTLITNSMNCSQNYTSLTGLRAGVKYNITVKTVGALGYLSAPQNLTAYTNPTAVRDVRVNGYTETSITLSWQQYDDLQSAYSYLLTFTHPNGTSDQKTVSSTTAQLLSLQSASQYNISIITQTKGGTKSDPRFITACSKPFPVSNVRSVVLNISAVRLSWSRPQEYRDGISYQVVLSNCTENSRNLSTSSENITVQDLQPGTLYQFSLYSLACGILGEPLNISVITKPSTVIPNLDNQGSNHSVLVTWDHPVGGLDQYILNISSDGWSDSTVLNSTEQNHTFTQLKAGTVFVVTLTTVNAAFRETSPSVKMATYPNRPGEIKNLVKSNHSVLFQWAEAQDMTAGSYNYSLTYCSSTTTGLYFTPNTTFLLDGLRSGTSYNVSVATVGPMGFQSESAKYIVTTKPNPVQNLQVHSTTKNAISVVWAGVEDVPNYVVSVSVYSKKVESSTTSSNSMTIHNLTPSTQYNISVQSSTSDNTEGEAVSLQACTDAAPVDSVICTGPNLTVPMLSLSWSPPLGGYLGFEIKLVDLSKELEWTQTTNLKYNFTGLKYNNQYNAMLWTLGCGNKSTVKEITCMTGFTRPFVPKMTAVAVSELQYNKFTLVLGKDIFNDTNGLVIYYGVLVSDGTDDCRKTNKLDQCLLNTYEDWKAKRCNTFLAVVKSTGSRSVQDQTITIGDETIWNSYKNGELNAKGSYNFAVITFTHLEMNNHLVDVKNSYYSISEFYQSPIILPENPVVIGGAAAGVGFAAVLVVIVIVVVLCRRKQRKDDSTSVPIHSLRSDPIRVEDYEAYYRRQRADSFCGFAEEFEDLRPVGINQLKTVALAPENKAKNRYNNVLPYDASRVKLSVLGSPFDDYINASYMPGYVSKKEFIAAQGPLPCTVNDFWRLIWEKNVHTIVMLTKCNEQGRIKCEEYWPADIKHFNNLTVTTTSEISLEDWTLRDFEVKNVKTAEARSVRHFHFTAWPDHGVPETTELLINFRHLVREHMDQYSRHSPTLVHCSAGVGRTGTFIAIDRLIFQIERDGVVDIYGIIHDLRMHRPLMVQTEDQYVFLNQCAMDIIKSRTGNNVDLIYQNTAALSIYENFEPLKKPKNGYHKA